In Pseudoalteromonas xiamenensis, the following are encoded in one genomic region:
- a CDS encoding efflux RND transporter periplasmic adaptor subunit yields the protein MNPKYRLSAAIVIAIVTILALIHFMKPEAKRRKAPPVPAINVQVQTVTAEPYQFTLNSFGVLKPRTQSLLQSQVSGEVVWLSSQFREGGFFNQGDVLVKLDDRDYQAKVQTAKANVMSADQALIEEKARGEQALQDWLRLGNQGKTPSALVLRKPQLAAAEAKLLSAKAELATAELALSRTQIMAPFNGRVLSKKVDVGQLAGNNTQLAEVYATDYVEVRLPLKQRDLPFISLPEHYRDGESRAELPRVSLRSTLFGQPEIWEGRIVRTESAIDSNAQQLYVIAQIDDPFSAQHKNKMPLKIGQYVTAQIQGKTKDEQLLIPNKALYQNSYVFVVNEGRLQRRDLKLAWQNDSHSVVDSGLQAGDELVISPLGQVVSGTAVNIVEKDGVALEAKPNKPRHDAEKGKGERKHDGKPRQKSGESA from the coding sequence ATGAATCCTAAGTATCGTTTATCTGCCGCGATTGTTATCGCTATCGTCACTATTTTGGCGTTGATCCACTTTATGAAACCGGAGGCAAAACGTCGCAAAGCGCCACCAGTTCCGGCAATTAATGTTCAAGTACAAACCGTAACGGCTGAGCCGTACCAATTTACACTCAATTCATTTGGAGTGTTGAAACCTCGTACTCAATCACTTTTACAAAGCCAAGTGAGTGGTGAAGTTGTGTGGTTAAGTAGCCAATTCCGCGAAGGTGGCTTTTTCAACCAAGGTGATGTGCTCGTCAAACTTGATGACCGTGATTATCAAGCAAAAGTACAGACTGCAAAAGCAAACGTGATGAGTGCGGACCAAGCATTGATAGAAGAAAAAGCGCGTGGCGAACAAGCGCTTCAAGATTGGTTGCGCCTCGGAAATCAAGGTAAAACACCATCTGCCTTAGTACTGCGTAAACCTCAATTGGCTGCTGCCGAAGCCAAGTTATTGTCAGCAAAAGCGGAATTAGCCACTGCCGAACTTGCCTTGTCTCGTACTCAAATTATGGCGCCGTTTAATGGCCGTGTTCTCAGTAAAAAGGTCGATGTAGGCCAACTTGCGGGAAATAACACGCAACTTGCTGAGGTTTATGCGACAGATTACGTCGAGGTTCGATTACCGTTGAAACAACGCGACCTGCCATTTATTTCGTTACCAGAGCATTATCGTGACGGAGAGTCTCGTGCAGAGTTACCACGCGTTAGTCTTCGTTCTACCCTGTTTGGACAGCCTGAAATTTGGGAAGGTCGCATCGTTCGTACTGAATCGGCAATTGATAGCAATGCACAGCAATTATACGTTATCGCACAAATTGATGATCCGTTCAGTGCTCAGCACAAAAACAAAATGCCACTCAAAATAGGACAGTACGTAACCGCACAAATCCAAGGCAAAACGAAGGATGAACAACTGCTAATTCCTAACAAGGCGCTTTACCAAAATAGTTATGTGTTCGTTGTCAATGAAGGACGATTGCAGCGTAGAGATTTGAAACTTGCTTGGCAGAATGATTCTCACAGTGTTGTTGATAGCGGATTGCAAGCAGGCGATGAGTTGGTTATTAGTCCGCTTGGTCAAGTGGTCAGTGGCACAGCCGTAAACATCGTAGAAAAAGACGGTGTTGCACTTGAAGCAAAACCGAATAAACCTCGTCATGACGCTGAAAAAGGGAAAGGTGAGCGCAAACATGATGGGAAGCCACGCCAAAAATCAGGAGAGTCAGCATGA
- a CDS encoding TolC family protein, whose product MYKTLSLVCMSLILAGCQITQDTEPMTRPELALVSSPEKLQSLDDWLKLALSYNPTLNQAKEREVQASLALANSNAAQLPDLKLALDHSRRKTNATLANGNNLTLSFSWELDWLGKLDDSEQQAVMAYEQAKQASFQSEQTALKQVSVAFLTMIQTQTLLDLYEKRAALLGQQLQMLEENYQLGLTSALDVYLARNNVASEQSRVVRQKQVLVQAFSQLQIAAGVKSTQGELTPAMPTFNAANYDSLGSEMALNRPDVQAAWYELLASNKASAASFKAQFPNFKLTASGGYSADEFKSLLKGDFLWSWVVNLSQPLFDGGRLANDYARSQSNERIAKSKLQDTLNKAYGEIEVELANYHAIGERVGLAEVALENARMAQDLSFSQYQKGLVNFTTVLDAQKRALDAEVTKITLSTEQRQQIINLETALGRPLSALFSLNLES is encoded by the coding sequence ATGTATAAAACGCTCTCATTGGTGTGTATGTCATTGATACTGGCAGGGTGTCAGATCACTCAAGACACCGAACCCATGACCCGTCCAGAGTTAGCGCTAGTTTCGTCCCCTGAAAAACTCCAATCTCTCGATGACTGGCTAAAATTAGCGCTTTCCTATAACCCGACTTTAAACCAAGCGAAAGAAAGGGAAGTTCAGGCAAGTCTGGCTTTAGCCAATTCGAATGCTGCGCAATTACCGGATCTCAAGCTTGCACTAGATCACAGCCGACGTAAAACGAACGCAACGCTTGCTAATGGCAACAACCTAACGTTGTCTTTTAGTTGGGAACTTGATTGGTTGGGTAAACTCGACGATTCCGAGCAACAAGCCGTAATGGCCTATGAGCAAGCAAAGCAAGCAAGCTTTCAGTCGGAACAAACTGCGCTGAAACAAGTGAGCGTTGCTTTTTTAACGATGATCCAAACGCAAACGTTGTTGGACTTATATGAAAAGCGGGCAGCGTTACTCGGTCAACAGTTGCAGATGCTAGAGGAAAATTACCAATTAGGTTTAACAAGCGCTTTGGATGTTTATTTGGCAAGAAATAATGTTGCTTCAGAACAAAGCCGTGTAGTGCGCCAAAAGCAAGTCTTGGTTCAGGCGTTTAGTCAGCTACAGATTGCGGCTGGTGTGAAATCTACTCAAGGTGAGTTGACTCCGGCTATGCCAACGTTCAACGCCGCCAACTATGATTCGCTAGGCAGTGAAATGGCGCTAAATCGACCGGATGTACAGGCTGCTTGGTATGAGTTATTGGCGTCCAACAAGGCATCTGCGGCATCTTTCAAAGCACAGTTTCCTAATTTCAAATTGACAGCATCTGGCGGCTACAGTGCTGACGAGTTTAAGTCGCTTCTGAAAGGGGATTTTCTGTGGTCTTGGGTCGTCAATTTGTCACAACCTTTGTTTGATGGTGGCAGGCTTGCCAATGATTATGCTCGTTCACAAAGTAACGAACGTATTGCTAAGAGTAAACTTCAAGACACCTTAAATAAAGCCTACGGTGAAATAGAAGTAGAGCTTGCAAATTACCACGCTATTGGTGAGCGAGTGGGCTTAGCTGAAGTTGCCCTTGAGAATGCACGTATGGCTCAAGATCTGTCGTTTTCGCAATATCAAAAAGGACTGGTGAACTTCACAACCGTACTAGATGCACAAAAACGTGCATTGGATGCTGAAGTGACGAAAATCACGTTATCGACTGAGCAACGTCAACAAATTATCAATTTAGAAACTGCATTGGGACGACCGCTCTCGGCTTTGTTCTCGCTTAATTTGGAATCTTAA